Below is a genomic region from Helicobacter anatolicus.
ATAATCTTTTACGATTATTGCAAACACAAGGCTTTACGCAAGAATTTTCCACCCTAATTCCATTTCTTCAAGAATTTTATGCCTCCAAAGGACTTAATGCAACAATCAAACTCAAAAAAAATATCATAGAGATTAAAACCATTATTACCAATCCCAACAACAATGCCTATATTGATTTTCTCTCCCTATGGATCAAATCGCAATTCAACAACAAAGAAATCACACCAGAAATCTTTCAGGCCATCATCAATCACTCAAAACAACATTTTAGCTTTCATGATGAAAAACTTTTAAAATCTATTATCCGCAACGCAATTAAAAAATCTTTCAATCTTAAAAACCGCGATAGTTTGTTTTTCAAAAACTTTAAAATATATGTAAGAAAATTTGATTATGACTTTGCACAAATCAATAAAGAACTTAGAAATATCAAAAAACTCAACTCCTCACAGCTTCTTGCAATTTCAGACAAAGACAATATTTCCATGCTCCTAAAAAACAGCAATCCTAAAATAATTTTACAAGATTGCACTAATAATATTTTGCAAAATATAAAGACCTTCCCTGTCGTTATCAATGCAAAATTTTATAATAAATTGTTACACAATGTCACTAGAGATTTTAGAATCCAAATTGGAAAAATTCTAGATAATCAAATATCAAGCTTCAATCAAACTTGTTTTGCTGAAGATTTTGTCCGTGAAAATATCACCATTATTCTCCTCCCTCTCGCAAAAAAAATTATTTATTATTTTTTCTCTCATCCTGATTTATGGACAAATTTTTTACAAACTTATCAAAAAAAACTTCTTACAGATTCAAGCCAGAATCTCCAAAATATTTTGGCAGATTATTTTGCAGCACAAGAAAAAATTGACATTAAAAACAACAATATTCAAAATATCACACGACAAATTAAAGAAAATGAGAAAAATATTTTTGAACTTCAACAAAAATCTCTAAAAAAAGATACTGAACTACAAAACCTTAACAAAGACTATGAAAATAACAAAGCCAACCTCAAAACCACCACCATCACAAGCACAGAACAAGAAAATATCAACTCTAATCTCTCACGCCTTCTCAATGAACAAAAAACCGCTCTATTTGCTCTTGAAAAACTTACAGAAAGCATTGAAATGCTCAAAAAAGATAACAATATGCTACAGCAAGAAATCAAATCCTACCAAGCAAAGATTCAAGAACTTCAGGCAAATATGTTTTCAAAAACAGAAAAATTTAATATAATTTGCAATAATTTTGTAAATTATCTCGCAGAATATAAAAATGAAATCCAATAAACTTACAAAATTTTTCAGTCCACAAACCAAGGTGCTCTTAAGCATCATTACAATCGGTCTAATCCTTGTATGCCTCCTCTCTTTTCTAGCTATCAATGCGTTAAAATACGAATATGATACAACTTTCACTAAATATATTCAAGAAATTAAAACCTTAAAATCAATGCAGGATTTTTATTCAATTCACTCAAACACTCGCTTAGAATTTGATGAATTCAAACAAGCACTAACAAAATCTAATAGATCTAATACTTTTGATTTTTTACATCACACCTATCAAAAAATTTTTCTACATTCTTCTTATGAAAAATTATTCCAACTCAATCAAGAAAAAAAGTAATTTTAAATGCAGTAGAGCAAGAAATTTTAATTTTAGACACACTTTTATTACAGCATGATAATGGAAAGAAAAATATTTTAGATAAAAATATGCTACTAAGGCAACAGGCAAAAAAAATCCAAAATCTCATTGATCAAATCATTGATTTAAGATTGCAAATTGCAACCATACAAAGCCACTCGATCCATTCAATTTTTATTTTTACTTCCATAATTCTATTTTTCTGCATGTTTATAGTTTTTTTAACCACTATTTCTTTGTGCAATCATATCCTTAAGTCAATCAAAAAACATGAAGAGAAACTTTGTCAAGTTATCAAAGACAAAACCTTGCAACTCGAAAATATCAACAAAAATCTCAAAAAAACTATCAATAAGGAAGTAGAATCCTCAAGAAAAAAAGATCAAATCATGTATCAACAAGATCGTCTTGCTTCTATGGGAGAAATGATACAAAATATTGCTCATCAATGGAGACAGCCTCTAAACTCTCTTATTGTCCTTATCCAGAGCTTTAAGACCAAATTTTACAATGGCAAACTTGATGAAAATTTTATCAATACACAAACCGAAGATGGTCTAAAAATTGCAAAGTCTATGTCAGAAACTATAGAAAATTTTCGCCATTTTTTCCAACCCAATAAGTTAAAAAGTTCATTTTCCATTATAGAATCTATCGAGGATTCTATCAAACTTATAGATTTTGTCCTAAAACAAAACAATATTACAATCCATCGCGATTATAGTGAGGATTTTGAGTTTTATGGTTACAAAAATGCCTTTACACAAGTTGTTTTAAATATACTAAAAAATGCACAAGACGCCATTATTGAGCAAAAAATTCCTCAAGGACATTGCTACGTAATTTTGAAAAAAAAATATGATAAAATTACTATCATTATTCAAGATAATGCTGGTGGAATTAAACAAAAAAGTCTCTATAAGATTTTTGAACCCTACTTTACCACCAAACACAAATCGACAGGGACAGGAATAGGTCTTTATATGACAAAAGAGATTATCGAAAAACAAATGCAAGGAACAATCAGTGCCCACAATATGCAATGGCATATTGCGGGAGAAGAACAAAGCTTTTATGGAGCAAGTTTTATTATCGAGCTACCTTGCACAACAAATAAAAATTTCTAGGAGCAACATGGAACAATACAAAAAACTAAAAGATTTAACCATACTTTATGTAGAAGATGATGCAGATACCCAAAGACTAACCTCAATGATTCTTGAGGATTATGTAGGCAGATTAATTTTGGCAAAAAATGGACAAGATGCTTTAAAACTTTTTCAATCTCATAATATTGATTTAATTCTTACAGATATTTTAATGCCAAAGACAAATGGTATTGAGTTTATCAGAAATGTTCGATCTAGCGAACAAAATAATAATTGTCCTGTTATCATTACCACTGCGCACACCGAGGTTCCTTATCTCCTTGATGCAATTAGCCTCCATGTTGATGGCTACATTCTTAAGCCTATTGATGTTGATGAATTATTAAGCGCACTTCAAAAGGCTGTTCTTCCAAAACTCCAAGCTGTAAAATTAGAATCCCAAGAACTCCTTATTCGTGCTATTTCCGCATTTGTTGGAGGGAAAAAAATTGAGATTATCAAATTTTTGCTTGATCATTGTGATAAAGACAATATCTACCACGGCTCTTATGAGGATATTATTGCTAAAATCAATGTTTCAAAACCTACTATTGTAAAAACCTTTAAGCAACTTATTGATGTTGGCTTATTAATAAAAATTAAAAATAAAGTCTATAAAATTCATCCAAATATTGAAATTGTCGATGAAGAATCTTGACTTTTTTATGCGGGTTATTATAGAATAATCTGCTACTTTATTATATCCACAACTTCAAGAAGTTATTTTTCTATATAAGGACTAAAAAACAAATGGCAAGTGACAAAAACAGAACTCACACCCCGGTTGAGGGTTATAAAATCGAAGATTTAAGAACCTATAAGATTGATAGATTGGTAAAAATTTCAAAAGAATTAGGTGTAGAAAACCCTCAAGAATATAAAAGACAAGACTTAATTTTTGAGATTCTTAAAAATCAGGTTAGTCAAGGTGGTTTTATTCTTTTTACCGGTATTTTAGAAATTGTAAATGATGGTTATGGTTTTTTAAGAGGGATTGATGAAAACTTCGCAGATAGCCAAAATGACACCTATGTCAGCCAATCACAAATCAAAAAATTTGCTCTAAGAAATGGAGATATTGTAACAGGTCAGGTGCGTTCCCCTAAAGACCAAGAACGCTATTATGCACTCCTAAAAATAGAAGCAGTAAATTATCTTCCCTTAGAAGAAATAAAAAATCGCCCATTATTTGACAACCTCACCCCGCTTTTCCCCAATGAACAACTCAAACTTGAA
It encodes:
- a CDS encoding coiled-coil domain-containing protein, translating into MHTTHRNITFEILNDLFSASTNLNDFNNNISNNLLRLLQTQGFTQEFSTLIPFLQEFYASKGLNATIKLKKNIIEIKTIITNPNNNAYIDFLSLWIKSQFNNKEITPEIFQAIINHSKQHFSFHDEKLLKSIIRNAIKKSFNLKNRDSLFFKNFKIYVRKFDYDFAQINKELRNIKKLNSSQLLAISDKDNISMLLKNSNPKIILQDCTNNILQNIKTFPVVINAKFYNKLLHNVTRDFRIQIGKILDNQISSFNQTCFAEDFVRENITIILLPLAKKIIYYFFSHPDLWTNFLQTYQKKLLTDSSQNLQNILADYFAAQEKIDIKNNNIQNITRQIKENEKNIFELQQKSLKKDTELQNLNKDYENNKANLKTTTITSTEQENINSNLSRLLNEQKTALFALEKLTESIEMLKKDNNMLQQEIKSYQAKIQELQANMFSKTEKFNIICNNFVNYLAEYKNEIQ
- a CDS encoding sensor histidine kinase, encoding MFIVFLTTISLCNHILKSIKKHEEKLCQVIKDKTLQLENINKNLKKTINKEVESSRKKDQIMYQQDRLASMGEMIQNIAHQWRQPLNSLIVLIQSFKTKFYNGKLDENFINTQTEDGLKIAKSMSETIENFRHFFQPNKLKSSFSIIESIEDSIKLIDFVLKQNNITIHRDYSEDFEFYGYKNAFTQVVLNILKNAQDAIIEQKIPQGHCYVILKKKYDKITIIIQDNAGGIKQKSLYKIFEPYFTTKHKSTGTGIGLYMTKEIIEKQMQGTISAHNMQWHIAGEEQSFYGASFIIELPCTTNKNF
- a CDS encoding response regulator: MEQYKKLKDLTILYVEDDADTQRLTSMILEDYVGRLILAKNGQDALKLFQSHNIDLILTDILMPKTNGIEFIRNVRSSEQNNNCPVIITTAHTEVPYLLDAISLHVDGYILKPIDVDELLSALQKAVLPKLQAVKLESQELLIRAISAFVGGKKIEIIKFLLDHCDKDNIYHGSYEDIIAKINVSKPTIVKTFKQLIDVGLLIKIKNKVYKIHPNIEIVDEES